The Desulfobaculum xiamenense DNA segment ACACTCTCCGTCGCCCCCGGCGAAACCATGGCCATCGTCGGCGAATCCGGATGCGGCAAGACCATGCTCGCCCTGTCCGTGCTGCGCCTCGTCCCCTCGCCTCCCGGACGCATCGTCGGCGGCGACATCCGCTTCGACGGCCGCGACATCCTCGCCCTCGACGAGGAGGAAATGCGCTCCATCCGCGGCAACAGCATCTCCATGATCTTTCAGGAGCCGATGAGCAGCCTGAACCCCGTGTTCCGCGTGGGCGAGCAGATCGCCGAAGCCCTGCGTCTGCACCAGCGCATGGGGCGGCGCGAGGCGCTGGCCGCCGCCGTGGACCTGCTGCACATGGTGGGCATCCCCGAACCGGCCAGCCGCGCCCGCAGCTATCCGCACGAGATGAGCGGCGGCATGCGCCAGCGCGTGGTCATCGCCATGGCCCTTGCCTGCGACCCGCGCCTCGTGCTGGCCGACGAACCGACCACCGCCCTCGACGTGACCATTCAGGCCCAGATTCTCGACCTTATGATGGAACTGCGCGAACGCCGCAACGCCGCCATCGTCTTCATCACCCACGATCTCGGCGTGGTGGCGCAGACCTGCACCCGCGTGGCCGTCATGTACGCCGGGCGCATCGTCGAGGAATCTCCGGTGCGCGACCTCTTCCGCGAACCGCTGCACCCCTACACCAAGGGACTCATGCGCTCCGTGCCGCGCATCGACCGCACCGAGCGCCTCGTCCCGGTCAGCGGCATGGTGCCGAACCTCGTCGACCTGCCGCAGGGCTGCCACTTCAACCCGCGCTGTCCCCACGCCTTCGACCGCTGCCGCGAGGAGCTTCCCCCGCTTACGGACCTCGGCGCGGGGCGCAGGGTCCGCTGCTGGCTGCACGCCTAGGTCCGCCATGTCGCTTCTGGCCGTGGACCTCGGCATCCGCACCGGGCTTGCCCTCTTCGCCGAGGATGGCCGCCTCGTCTGGTACCGCTCCCAGAACTTCGGCTCCCACGCCCGGCTCCGGCGCGGCGCACCCGGCGTGCTGCGCTCCTGCGACACGCTCACCAGCGTCATCCTCGAAGGCGGCGGCTCCATCGCCAACATCTGGGAAAAGGAAGCCCTGCGCTTCGGCCTGCCCGTCGAAATCATCAGCGCCGAAACGTGGCGCGCGGATTTCCTCAAGCCCAGCATCCGCAACAATGGCCCCCTCGCCAAACTCGCGGCGGACGACCTCGCCCGTCGCGTCATCGACGCATCAGGAGCCAAACGCCCCACCTCCGTACGCCACGACGCCGCCGAGGCCATCCTCATCGGCCTATGGGGTGCTATCCGCGCCGGGTGGGTCGGCGCGGTGCCGTGGTAGGGAGCGTATCGTTCCCTGCCCCATGCAAGACGTAGGCTCCGCCAGCCAAGGGGCCACTGGCCCCTTGGAACCCCGATATGCGATAGGCCGTCTGCCCTTGGCGCACCGTGCGGCTTTGCACGACGACCCCCTATTTGGGATTCTCAAGGGCCCACGGCCCTTGAGCGGGGTCCGGGGCTGGCCCCGGTCCGTCCCGCATGCCGCAAAGAACGATACGGCACGCCCTAGGCACCCCTAGGCGACCCTATGCCGTCCCAACCCGTAGAACAGCGCAAGCGAGGCGAGCGCGCCGCAGGTGTCGAGCAGCATGTCCTTCTGGGCGTCCCACACGTCACCCTGCGAACCAAGGAACTCGTGCCCCACGTCACCGCCCTCCAGCACCGCGAACCACCATTCCAGAATCTCGTACCCCGCCGCCACGCTCATGATGAGGAACAGCCCGAACAGCCCGGCCACGACAGGCCCGGTCCAACGCCTGCGCAGGAGCAGTTCGGCGGCGGCAAAAGCATAGAAGCCCACGGAGAAGTGCCCGATGCGGTCGAAATGGTTTCGCTCGAACCCGAAGAGATCGGTGACGAAGCCGAAGGGAACGTGGGCGAACATGTAATGGCCGCCCACCGTATGCCAAAAGAGCCACACGGCCATGAGCGCATAGGCGAGGTTCGAGAACCGGAAACGTGTGTAGGTGCAGGCAAGGATGAGAAACACGCCGATGACGGGAAGATTCTCCGCCCACCACACGCGGCGCGAAAACGGCTCCACGGCCCAGTACGCCCAGAAGACGACGAAGACGAGACCGAGCACCAAAGGAAAACGACGGGAAAGCCACTGCATGGAAAATCTCCTGTTTCGGAACCTGATTGCACGCCAATGCGGCTTGCACGACTCATGCATCACGCATGGAATAGGGAAAGACACACCCGCTCGCCTTGCATTTTCGCACTTCACCGCGTAGGGAATTTGGTTTTTGGCCGTTGCGTCCTTTGGGGCGCGCCACGCTAACCGCTCCGCAGGGAGCATTGCACAAGGGGTACATAGCAATGAATTCAGGGAAGGGAAACGCGCTCGCGCTCCTGCCGCTTGCCGTGTTTCTGGTCATCTTCATCGGCGCTGGCGTCTGGCTGACGCTGGCCGGAACCAAGATGGCCTTCTACCAGGTCTCCGCCACCGTGGCCATCCTTCCGGCCATCGTGCTGGCGGTGCTGCTGGCCAGGGAAAAGGCCACCGAGAGCATCGGGGCGTTCATCGAGGGCGCAGGCGACGGCAGCATCGTGACCATGTGCATGATCTACCTGCTGGCCGGAGCGTTCGCCAAGGTCGCCGGTGCCGTGGGCGGCGTGGAATCCACCGTCAACCTCGGCCTGTCCGTCATTCCGGCGAGCATGGTCCTGCCGGGCCTGTTCGTCATCGGCGCGTTCATCTCCACCGCCATGGGCACCTCCATGGGCACCATCGCAGCCGTGGCCCCCATCGCCGTGGGCGTGGCCGCCAAGACCGACATCTCCCTCGCCCTACTCATGGGCGCGGTGGTCGGCGGCGCCATGTTCGGCGACAACCTGTCCATGATCTCCGACACCACAATCGCCGCCACGCGCACGCAGGGCTGCGACATGCAGGACAAGTTCAAACTGAACTTCAAGATCGCCCTGCCCGCCGCCATCCTCAGCGTGATCATCTTCGCCGTACTCGGCGCGAGCGGCCACGTGCAGCAGACCGGCGACTACCAGATCGTGAAGGTGCTGCCCTACGTGGGCGTTCTGGGTCTGGCGCTGGCGGGCGTGAACGTGTTCATCGTGCTGGCCGCGGGCATCGTGTTCGCTGGCGCGGTGGGCCTCGCCTACACGGACGGCTACACCCTGCTCAATCTTTCCGCCGACATCTACGGCGGCTTCACGGGAATGCAGGAAATCCTCGTGCTGTCGCTCATGATCGGCGGCCTCGGCGCGCTCATCAAGCGCGGCGGCGGCATCGACTGCATCCTTGCGTTCATCGAGCGCGTGACGCGCGGCAGCCGCAGCACCAAGGCCGGAGAGCTGTCCATCGCCGCTCTGGTGAGCCTCGTGGACGTGTGCACGGCCAACAACACCGTGGCCATCATCGTCACCGGCGGCGTGGCCAAGGAAATCGCCGAGAAGAACAACGTGGACATGCGCCGCAGCGCCAGTCTGCTCGACATCTTCTCCTGCGTCATCCAGGGCATCATCCCCTACGGCGCGCAGGTCCTCCTGGCAGGCTCCATCGCCGCCATCTCGCCCATCAACATCGTGGGCAGCATGTACTACTGCTACCTGCTCGCCGCGGTGGCCACGCTGAGCATCCTGCTCGGCTTCCCCGCAGCGCGAAAACGCTAATCGCTCATTACGGACCGCGGACGGCACACCCTGTGCCTCCGCGGTCCTTTCGCATGCAGTCACGGCCGTGGCGAATGTCCGGCGCGCGACGCATGCTCTTGCCTCACCCCCAGTTTTGGACTACGCAATTTGCCGCGCAAAAACGCGCGAAAAAAACACTCCCGATCAAAGAGAGGTCATTTTCCCATGCGACAACGTTTCTCGCATCGACTGCTTTCCGTTGTTGTACTCGCAGCACCGCTGCTCCTTCTCCTCTGCGGCACCGCGCTTGCCGCCGATTCCAGCCTCGGCCCCGCCAACGCCAAGCACTACGGCTTCTGGACCCTCATTCCGCCGGTGGTGGCCATCGTTCTGGCCTTCGTGACCAAGAACGTCATCTTTTCCCTGTTTCTGGGAGTGTTTTCCGGCTGCTTCATGCTTGAGGCCAAAGGCTTCAACATCTACAACGGGTTCGTGCACGGCTTCCTGCGCCTGTCCCACGAGGTGCTGACCTCTCTGGCCGATCCGTGGAACGCGGGCATCGTGCTCCAGTGTCTGACCATCGGCGGCATGATCGCGCTCATCTCCAAGATGGGCGGCGCCAAGGCCATCGCCGAGGCACTGGCCAAAAAGGCCAACAGCCCCCGCAGCTCGCAGTTCGTGACGTGGGTGCTCGGCATCCTCATCTTCTTCGACGACTACGCCAACTCGCTGACCGTCGGCCCCATCATGCGCCCGGTCACCGACAAGATGAAGGTGTCGCGCGAGAAGCTGGCCTTCATCATCGACGCCACCGCCGCCCCCATCGCGGGCATCGCGCTCATCTCCACGTGGGTGGCCTACGAGATCGGCCTCATTCGTGACGGCTTCGCCTCCGTGGGCATCACCACCAACGCCTATGGCGCGTTCGTGGAGACCATTCCCTACCGCTTCTACAACATCTTCGTACTGTTCTTCATCGTGGCGACCATCTGGTTCCTGCGCGAGTTCGGCCCGATGGCCACCGCCGAGCGCCGCGCCCGCACCACGGGCAAGGTCATCGACGACAACGCCAAGCCCATGGTCGCCGACGAGGCCACCGGTCTGGAGCCCGACCCCAGCGTCGTCCCCAGCATCTGGTACGCCATCATCCCCATCGGTACGCTCATCGCGGCGGCGTTCCTCGGCTTCTATTTCAACGGCCGCACCGGCATCCTCGGCGGCGACGACGCCACGCTCATCGCCCTGATCAAGGAATCGCCCCTGTGCTTCACCTCCATCCGCGAATGCTTCGGCGCGTCCGACGCCTCGGTGGTTCTGTTCCAGGCCGCGCTCATCGCGGGCATGGTGGCCATCGTCATGGGCATCGCCAAGGGCATCTTCAAGCTGGAGCAGGCGCTGTCCATCTGGGTGCAGGGCGTGAAGTCGCTCAACATCACCGCCGTCATCCTGCTTCTTGCCTGGTCGCTGTCGGCCATCATCAAGGAGCTGGGCACGGCCACCTATCTGGTGCAGGTGCTCTCCGACGCCATCCCGGCCTTCCTGCTCTCGTCGATCATCTTCGTGCTCGGCTCGCTCATTTCCTTCGCCACGGGCACGTCCTACGGCACCATGGGCATCCTGATGCCGCTGGCCATTCCGCTGGCCTACGCCATCAACCCCGACCACGGCTACGTGATCATGAACGTGGGCGCGGTGCTCACCGGCGCCATCTTCGGTGACCACTGCTCCCCCATCTCGGACACGACCATCCTGTCCTCCATGGGTTCGGCCTGCGACCACATCGACCATGTGCGCACCCAGCTGGTCTACGCGCTGACCGTGGCCTGCGTGACCGTGCTCTTCGGCTACATCCCGGCAGGTCTCGGCATGCCCGTCCTGCTGGTGCTGCCCATGGGCATCGCGGCCATCGCGCTCACCGTACGCATCTTCGGCAAGCCCGTGGACGCCTAGTCCGCCGCGCCAGCCAACGACCGCAAGGGCCGCTCCGGAAACGGAGCGGCCCTTTTCGTTGCGCAAAACGCTTCGCCACGCAGATTCTGGCCCGGACCTTGCTGTCATGCACGGGAACGACAGTATCCGGAATTTTTTTCCGCACACATATTTTCGCACCCGTATTTCGGCATACGACAAGGAGAGTCGACCATGGCCATTTCAGGCGTCTACAACAGCCTTACGGATCAGATGAACATCAAGCTGAAGCAGGACGAGAACGAGGAGGCGCGTGCCCGCCAACGCAAGGGCGACGAGCCGAAGGACCTCGACGACGTCACCTTCTCCAGCATGGGCGACCGCCTCTCGACCATGGTCCGCAAGGCTCCCATGAGCAACGTGCTGGACGGTATGGACACGCAGATGAACGAACTGAAGGACCGCTTCCTCGAAACCGTGCGCAAAGGCCTGCGAGCCAAGGGCATCGACGACGACGACGGAAAATTTTCCCTGTCGAAGGACAAGGACGGCAATTTCGTGGTGAGCGGCGACTACGCCCACGCCGATGTGGTGGAGCAGATGCTCAAGGACGACCCCAAGCTCGCCAAGGCCTACGATCAGATCGCCGAAATGTCCGAACTGACGCGCAAGGTGCAGTACAACCCCAGCGTGATGCGTGCCCGCACAGGCCTTGCCGCCTACATGAGCATGGCCGACGACGGCATGTTCGGCGCGTCCTTCCAGATGTTGATCTCCGGCTCCAGCATGAACACGTTCTGGATGTAGCGCGGTGGCGGTCCGTGGCCACGCCCGGACCGCCGCGCGTTCCGCCCTTGCCTTGCGGCCCGGGCGGCCTGTAGACTCGGTCCCCGAACCATCCCAACGCCAATCGGCAGGACCGACATGACACGACGACTCATCATCCGCACCCTTGCGGCCATCCTTGCGCTCCTCGCAACACTCCCCACCCGGACAGCCCTCGCTGCGGCACTGCCGGACACGCTCCTCGAAGCCTTCGCGAAATACACCACGGGCGACGAACGCGGCTACGACGTGGTACGCCCCGTGGACGCCCCCGCCTTCATCTCGCCGGAAGATGCATCCCTCGTGCTGGAACGCGAGGAAATCGTCCTTGTCGAGGAAGGCCGCGGCGACGCCCCGGCACGCATCTATCCCCGCCGCATCCTCGTCCATCACGAAGTCATCAACGTAGCCGACGGCGAAGACCTGCGCAGCGTGACCTACTGCCCCTTCACGGGAAGCGTGGTGGGCTACGCCACACGCGTCAACGGACAGCCCACCACCCTCGGCACCACCCAGCAGTTCCTCAACTCCAATCGCCTGCTCTACGACCGCGCAACGGGCAGCCGCTGGC contains these protein-coding regions:
- a CDS encoding Na+/H+ antiporter NhaC family protein, producing MRQRFSHRLLSVVVLAAPLLLLLCGTALAADSSLGPANAKHYGFWTLIPPVVAIVLAFVTKNVIFSLFLGVFSGCFMLEAKGFNIYNGFVHGFLRLSHEVLTSLADPWNAGIVLQCLTIGGMIALISKMGGAKAIAEALAKKANSPRSSQFVTWVLGILIFFDDYANSLTVGPIMRPVTDKMKVSREKLAFIIDATAAPIAGIALISTWVAYEIGLIRDGFASVGITTNAYGAFVETIPYRFYNIFVLFFIVATIWFLREFGPMATAERRARTTGKVIDDNAKPMVADEATGLEPDPSVVPSIWYAIIPIGTLIAAAFLGFYFNGRTGILGGDDATLIALIKESPLCFTSIRECFGASDASVVLFQAALIAGMVAIVMGIAKGIFKLEQALSIWVQGVKSLNITAVILLLAWSLSAIIKELGTATYLVQVLSDAIPAFLLSSIIFVLGSLISFATGTSYGTMGILMPLAIPLAYAINPDHGYVIMNVGAVLTGAIFGDHCSPISDTTILSSMGSACDHIDHVRTQLVYALTVACVTVLFGYIPAGLGMPVLLVLPMGIAAIALTVRIFGKPVDA
- a CDS encoding Na+/H+ antiporter NhaC family protein, which translates into the protein MNSGKGNALALLPLAVFLVIFIGAGVWLTLAGTKMAFYQVSATVAILPAIVLAVLLAREKATESIGAFIEGAGDGSIVTMCMIYLLAGAFAKVAGAVGGVESTVNLGLSVIPASMVLPGLFVIGAFISTAMGTSMGTIAAVAPIAVGVAAKTDISLALLMGAVVGGAMFGDNLSMISDTTIAATRTQGCDMQDKFKLNFKIALPAAILSVIIFAVLGASGHVQQTGDYQIVKVLPYVGVLGLALAGVNVFIVLAAGIVFAGAVGLAYTDGYTLLNLSADIYGGFTGMQEILVLSLMIGGLGALIKRGGGIDCILAFIERVTRGSRSTKAGELSIAALVSLVDVCTANNTVAIIVTGGVAKEIAEKNNVDMRRSASLLDIFSCVIQGIIPYGAQVLLAGSIAAISPINIVGSMYYCYLLAAVATLSILLGFPAARKR
- a CDS encoding ABC transporter ATP-binding protein, translating into MQLLDVRDLRTHFFTAHGVAKAVDGVTLSVAPGETMAIVGESGCGKTMLALSVLRLVPSPPGRIVGGDIRFDGRDILALDEEEMRSIRGNSISMIFQEPMSSLNPVFRVGEQIAEALRLHQRMGRREALAAAVDLLHMVGIPEPASRARSYPHEMSGGMRQRVVIAMALACDPRLVLADEPTTALDVTIQAQILDLMMELRERRNAAIVFITHDLGVVAQTCTRVAVMYAGRIVEESPVRDLFREPLHPYTKGLMRSVPRIDRTERLVPVSGMVPNLVDLPQGCHFNPRCPHAFDRCREELPPLTDLGAGRRVRCWLHA
- a CDS encoding DUF2238 domain-containing protein: MQWLSRRFPLVLGLVFVVFWAYWAVEPFSRRVWWAENLPVIGVFLILACTYTRFRFSNLAYALMAVWLFWHTVGGHYMFAHVPFGFVTDLFGFERNHFDRIGHFSVGFYAFAAAELLLRRRWTGPVVAGLFGLFLIMSVAAGYEILEWWFAVLEGGDVGHEFLGSQGDVWDAQKDMLLDTCGALASLALFYGLGRHRVA